The following proteins come from a genomic window of Methanocorpusculum vombati:
- a CDS encoding M24 family metallopeptidase encodes MYLKLPKSESDTRLARLFSALEATDASWDTALVFGRINLYYLTGTIQDGVLVLRRNGEVQFFVRRSFERAREESPIDAIHPMKSYRDMQEYLPADLGRTFVETDQVPVAMLDRLQKYFRLDAVLALDPVLLHLRAVKSPYELAFQRKAGHDHDNLLMKIVPDILREGMSEAQLFGELYRAMMDMDYQGLVRFAGFGTEMQIGQIGFGTTTLAATCFDGPGGMLGASAVIPSVGSRDRTLAKGDLVFVDIGYGYCGYHTDKTQVYSFGGKLPEHALALHEECIAVQKKAVGLLAAGNIPSGIYEDILAGLSPALAENFMGYGSRRVSFLGHGIGLVVNEWPVIARGFDSPLAENMVIALEPKTGVRGVGTVGVEDTYVVGKSGGECITGGGRPVLEL; translated from the coding sequence ATGTATCTGAAACTTCCCAAATCCGAGTCGGACACGCGGCTCGCACGCCTTTTCTCAGCACTTGAGGCCACCGATGCATCCTGGGACACGGCCCTTGTTTTCGGAAGAATCAATCTGTACTATCTCACCGGAACGATTCAGGACGGGGTTCTGGTTCTGCGCAGGAACGGAGAGGTACAGTTTTTTGTACGCCGGAGTTTTGAACGGGCACGGGAGGAGTCGCCGATTGATGCGATTCACCCGATGAAAAGTTACCGCGACATGCAGGAGTATCTCCCCGCAGACCTCGGACGAACCTTTGTAGAAACGGATCAGGTGCCGGTCGCGATGCTTGACCGGCTACAAAAGTACTTCCGGCTGGATGCGGTGCTTGCACTCGATCCGGTACTGCTGCATCTCCGCGCGGTAAAAAGTCCGTATGAACTTGCATTCCAGCGGAAAGCAGGGCACGATCATGACAATCTCCTGATGAAGATTGTACCGGACATTCTGCGCGAAGGAATGAGCGAAGCGCAGCTGTTCGGCGAACTGTACCGGGCGATGATGGATATGGACTATCAGGGACTGGTGCGGTTTGCCGGGTTCGGGACAGAGATGCAGATCGGCCAGATAGGTTTCGGGACAACAACCCTTGCGGCGACCTGCTTTGACGGACCGGGCGGGATGCTCGGTGCGTCGGCGGTTATTCCTTCGGTCGGCAGCAGGGATCGTACCCTTGCAAAAGGCGATCTGGTATTTGTGGACATCGGTTACGGATACTGCGGCTACCATACGGACAAGACACAGGTGTACTCCTTCGGGGGAAAACTGCCGGAACATGCACTGGCACTGCATGAGGAATGCATTGCAGTACAGAAAAAAGCGGTCGGACTTCTTGCAGCGGGAAATATCCCGTCCGGAATTTATGAAGATATTCTTGCCGGCCTCAGCCCCGCACTTGCGGAGAACTTTATGGGATACGGCAGCCGTCGTGTTTCCTTCCTCGGCCATGGAATCGGTCTTGTGGTGAATGAATGGCCGGTGATCGCACGGGGTTTTGACTCCCCGCTTGCGGAGAACATGGTCATTGCACTTGAACCAAAGACCGGTGTCCGGGGCGTCGGAACGGTGGGAGTCGAAGACACCTATGTGGTCGGAAAATCCGGCGGTGAGTGCATCACCGGCGGCGGAAGACCGGTTCTTGAGCTGTAA
- a CDS encoding stage II sporulation protein M: MMPDRKIYFAALAIVVILFFGSCIYGYTASIQMPEAADEIVVTFQSSTTELDTSAPAQLSWQIFFNNLKVCLILFIGGMTFGAATLFVLVSNGYVIGSISGVMLRGYDLSVFAATIVPHGIFEIAAILMSSALGLQMGRSLYLDAQGRDNAGTTCLWYGTRFLLVVVPLLVIAALVETFVTPGIAMMVFAGA, translated from the coding sequence ATGATGCCGGACAGAAAGATCTACTTCGCAGCTCTCGCAATTGTGGTGATACTGTTCTTTGGGTCCTGCATCTACGGCTATACAGCATCCATTCAGATGCCGGAGGCGGCCGATGAGATCGTGGTGACGTTTCAGAGCTCCACAACCGAACTGGACACTTCGGCTCCCGCACAACTGTCCTGGCAGATCTTTTTCAATAACCTGAAGGTCTGTTTAATCCTGTTTATCGGCGGAATGACATTTGGCGCGGCAACACTGTTTGTGCTGGTCTCCAACGGGTATGTGATCGGCAGCATCTCCGGCGTCATGCTGCGCGGATACGATCTGTCGGTGTTCGCGGCGACTATCGTTCCCCACGGTATCTTCGAGATTGCGGCAATTCTGATGTCTTCAGCGCTTGGTTTGCAGATGGGGCGGTCGCTGTATCTGGATGCACAGGGGAGGGATAATGCCGGAACAACATGCCTGTGGTACGGGACCCGGTTTTTGCTGGTGGTCGTCCCGCTTCTGGTTATTGCAGCACTGGTGGAGACCTTTGTAACGCCGGGGATTGCGATGATGGTTTTTGCAGGCGCGTGA
- a CDS encoding DUF63 family protein: MFNEIGAFIQKYYIDAVLEDQPYNIYLTITCAVLLLVTLYLLYRWVRANNIRVDTQLILASMPFVVFGGVLRVVEDTGCIPEPWWVLFVTPPIFFVVLLYTILILVLSRTLEKHGVVTSYTKPYFWVGVVSNLVCLAFLCWWGITQTELALWVAGCILVMASVAAILFWALIRYGFGWEYVTHPLYKILIFGQLLDASATSFALDLHPMHYIEQHVLGDALIQLTGTAFVMFPLKMAVLIPAIWILEMFRKEEGMDEIWHLVLLAMITVGFAPGVRDILRMVLFI; encoded by the coding sequence ATGTTTAATGAAATAGGTGCGTTCATACAAAAATATTATATCGATGCGGTCCTTGAAGACCAGCCGTATAACATCTATCTGACAATTACGTGTGCAGTCTTGTTGCTCGTCACCCTTTATCTTCTTTACCGCTGGGTGCGGGCAAATAACATCCGTGTTGACACACAGCTTATCTTAGCGTCCATGCCCTTTGTCGTTTTCGGCGGGGTCCTCCGTGTGGTGGAAGATACCGGCTGCATCCCCGAACCCTGGTGGGTGCTGTTTGTTACGCCGCCGATCTTTTTCGTGGTGCTGCTGTACACAATTCTGATTCTGGTACTGTCGCGGACTCTGGAAAAACACGGGGTTGTTACGTCTTACACAAAACCGTACTTCTGGGTCGGGGTTGTATCGAATCTGGTGTGCCTTGCCTTCCTCTGCTGGTGGGGCATTACCCAGACGGAACTTGCACTCTGGGTTGCAGGCTGCATTCTGGTGATGGCGTCAGTTGCGGCAATTCTCTTCTGGGCACTGATCCGGTACGGATTTGGATGGGAGTATGTAACGCATCCGCTGTACAAGATTCTGATCTTCGGACAGCTGCTGGACGCATCGGCAACGAGTTTTGCCCTGGACCTGCATCCGATGCACTACATTGAGCAGCACGTCCTGGGAGATGCCCTGATACAGCTTACGGGAACTGCTTTTGTGATGTTTCCTCTCAAAATGGCGGTTCTGATTCCGGCTATCTGGATTCTGGAGATGTTCCGTAAAGAAGAGGGCATGGACGAGATCTGGCATCTGGTACTGCTTGCCATGATTACGGTCGGGTTTGCACCAGGGGTCCGGGACATTCTGCGGATGGTGCTGTTTATCTGA
- a CDS encoding NAD(P)-dependent glycerol-1-phosphate dehydrogenase, whose translation MNVDNNRILKDKTFDKSRWMQMPRNVVVGHDALLQIPGIIDDLGVAGPILLLSGATTMQTVGARVAGLLEGRPVTTCLVGRITYDEIQRVEDAAKEAGSVLIIAVGGGRVIDTAKVVSYNLDIQFVSVPTAASHDGIASSRASVVTDAGNVSVAAQPPLAIVADTGVIATAPHRLLAAGCADIIANYTAILDWELSHRLTGEAISEYALTLSKITAEILVKNADLVSHNDETAAWIVVKALFSSGIAMSIAGSSRPASGGEHKFAHMLERLAPGVALHGEACGLGTIIGMYLHGGDWKGIRTSLRRIGAPTTPKDLGISNETCVEAVLRACEIRPERFTIFDTGITREAAVAVVEALYEV comes from the coding sequence GTGAACGTAGACAATAATAGGATACTCAAGGATAAAACCTTTGACAAATCCCGCTGGATGCAGATGCCGCGCAATGTCGTGGTCGGCCATGATGCCCTTCTGCAGATTCCGGGAATCATCGATGACCTCGGTGTTGCAGGACCCATCCTGCTCCTGTCGGGTGCAACAACCATGCAGACCGTCGGCGCACGGGTTGCCGGACTCCTAGAGGGACGTCCCGTTACCACCTGTCTCGTCGGCAGAATTACCTACGACGAGATTCAGCGTGTCGAAGATGCGGCAAAGGAGGCGGGAAGCGTTCTCATCATCGCGGTCGGAGGCGGCCGCGTCATCGACACCGCAAAGGTCGTCTCCTACAACCTTGACATTCAGTTTGTCAGCGTGCCGACCGCTGCATCCCATGACGGCATTGCCTCCTCCCGCGCTTCGGTGGTAACCGATGCGGGAAATGTCAGTGTTGCAGCCCAGCCGCCGCTTGCCATCGTAGCCGATACCGGCGTGATTGCAACCGCTCCGCACCGGCTGCTCGCCGCAGGATGTGCGGACATCATTGCAAACTATACTGCTATCCTTGACTGGGAGTTATCCCACCGTCTCACCGGTGAGGCGATCAGCGAGTACGCCTTAACGCTCTCCAAGATCACCGCAGAAATTCTTGTCAAGAATGCGGATCTCGTGAGTCACAACGATGAGACGGCGGCGTGGATCGTAGTGAAGGCCCTGTTCTCCTCCGGCATTGCTATGAGCATCGCCGGGAGTTCGCGTCCCGCTTCCGGCGGCGAACATAAGTTTGCCCATATGCTGGAACGGCTTGCGCCCGGTGTTGCGCTCCACGGTGAGGCTTGCGGACTTGGTACCATCATCGGGATGTATCTGCACGGCGGCGACTGGAAAGGTATCCGGACTTCCCTTAGACGTATCGGTGCACCGACTACACCGAAGGACCTTGGCATCAGCAATGAGACCTGTGTTGAGGCGGTTCTTCGTGCCTGCGAGATCCGGCCTGAACGGTTCACCATCTTTGATACCGGTATCACACGGGAAGCGGCTGTTGCAGTAGTAGAGGCATTGTATGAGGTGTAA
- a CDS encoding UPF0179 family protein — MDDAEKIVTIVGSVLAHEGAEFVYAGKTPECEKCKVAKVCHNAKLREGRRYRVAAVRPTKHECFVHAGGAVAVEVTEASITAVIPTSQATRRTRITYTPVCDDRFCKGYALCHPDGMTEKGRYVVLEVLGSYNEMCPKGKKNLKLVELRHVPT, encoded by the coding sequence ATGGATGACGCAGAAAAAATAGTTACTATCGTCGGTTCCGTGCTTGCCCATGAGGGAGCCGAGTTCGTCTATGCAGGAAAAACCCCGGAATGCGAAAAGTGCAAAGTGGCCAAGGTCTGCCACAATGCAAAACTCCGCGAAGGCCGCCGGTACCGCGTGGCAGCGGTTCGTCCGACCAAACATGAGTGTTTTGTTCACGCCGGCGGAGCGGTTGCCGTGGAGGTAACTGAGGCTTCCATCACTGCGGTTATCCCGACCAGTCAGGCAACCCGCAGGACCCGCATCACCTACACGCCGGTCTGTGACGATCGGTTCTGTAAAGGCTATGCTCTCTGCCATCCCGACGGCATGACGGAGAAAGGGCGGTATGTTGTTCTTGAGGTGCTCGGTTCCTACAACGAGATGTGCCCGAAAGGAAAGAAAAATCTTAAACTTGTCGAGCTGCGCCACGTGCCAACGTAA
- a CDS encoding ADP-ribosylglycohydrolase family protein, protein MTFISEKERIFGGLFGAAAGDAVGLTYEGMRPAVRCNLPVAGGGRFGLAAGAVTDDTMMTLALLRTYLSCGMFDRDAFLLRMTETVRRNPATFGRTTKTLCTLLEQGCNPEAAVRAVDSLFGSRTNGSVMRTLPVGLVCDPRTVAAEARRVSAFTHFDPAAGDCCAAVSAAAAVLLAGGERDDALAAARNAAERTDLFTGDLIPSVDAVEATRCAFFCFRQAASVRDCIERAVTLGGDTDTIAAIAGGLAGLYFGMENIPKEWVCRISIRKHIATCAGELTLARGAARQV, encoded by the coding sequence ATGACGTTTATATCTGAGAAGGAAAGGATCTTCGGAGGACTGTTCGGAGCGGCGGCGGGTGATGCGGTCGGTCTCACCTATGAAGGAATGAGACCTGCAGTACGCTGCAACCTGCCGGTTGCAGGCGGAGGACGGTTTGGTCTTGCAGCCGGTGCGGTAACGGACGACACGATGATGACGCTTGCCCTGCTTCGGACATATCTCTCCTGCGGGATGTTTGATCGGGATGCATTTCTTCTGCGCATGACAGAGACGGTCAGACGCAACCCGGCAACATTCGGCAGAACCACGAAAACACTCTGTACCCTGCTGGAACAGGGATGCAATCCGGAAGCAGCGGTCCGGGCGGTGGACTCGCTCTTCGGGAGCAGGACAAACGGCAGCGTCATGCGGACCTTACCGGTAGGACTGGTTTGCGACCCCCGGACCGTAGCCGCCGAGGCGCGGCGGGTCTCGGCGTTCACCCACTTCGACCCGGCGGCGGGAGATTGCTGCGCGGCGGTCTCCGCCGCAGCGGCAGTCCTGCTGGCGGGAGGAGAACGGGACGATGCCCTTGCAGCGGCACGAAATGCCGCGGAGAGAACGGATCTGTTTACCGGGGACCTTATCCCGTCAGTTGACGCGGTGGAAGCAACCCGGTGTGCATTTTTCTGCTTCCGGCAGGCCGCATCCGTTCGCGACTGCATTGAGCGGGCGGTAACGCTTGGCGGGGATACGGACACGATTGCAGCAATTGCCGGAGGACTTGCGGGACTGTACTTCGGTATGGAAAATATACCAAAAGAGTGGGTGTGCCGGATCAGCATCCGGAAACATATTGCGACGTGCGCCGGGGAACTTACGTTGGCACGTGGCGCAGCTCGACAAGTTTAA
- a CDS encoding UPF0058 family protein, which produces MQKEELLHLHMLMVQIKKYYESVSGNTVSTTEYDAMQISPIHIHKNKNLHRVALLTLGNEIVTEMNAHKKPQTSFPQDSGASVIAEH; this is translated from the coding sequence ATGCAGAAAGAAGAGTTGCTCCACTTACATATGCTAATGGTTCAGATTAAGAAATATTATGAGTCCGTATCCGGAAACACGGTTTCGACGACCGAGTATGATGCAATGCAGATATCCCCCATCCATATTCATAAAAATAAAAACCTTCACCGTGTTGCTCTTCTCACACTCGGCAACGAGATCGTTACGGAGATGAACGCCCACAAAAAGCCCCAGACCTCCTTCCCTCAGGACTCCGGCGCCAGCGTCATTGCAGAACACTAA
- a CDS encoding tRNA uridine(34) 5-carboxymethylaminomethyl modification radical SAM/GNAT enzyme Elp3 — MDEHAIHREIISLISASSSPDIQSIKLSVCRKYSLDAMPKSSAILAAATPEEYESVRRVLQVKPTRTLSGVAPVAVMTSPCACPHGKCLPCPGGPDHEFRSPQSYTGEEPAALRARQNAYDPYRQVTARLGQFKLLGHHVDKAELIVMGGTMTAREPAYQEWFVAECLRGMNEFSGTPSAAHHNLAGLMTENESSAVRCIATTFETRPDWCREEHINRMLDLGVTKVELGFQHTNDSLLALNKRGHTVADSVEANRLLRDAGIKVGFHVMPNLYGSSIPLDREMFDTLFTDPRFCPDFLKIYPTLVTPGAELEELWKTGEYATYNEDDLVDLLAYAKERLPEYVRLQRIQRDIPAKLIVSGSIHGHIRQMAQKRLAEQGKQCRCIRCREIGRRPSHASVEEKTLTYECCGGTEQFLSTVAGDALIGFVRLRFPGSVFRAELDGAALVRELHVYGSIVPLGEHGEGEDRQHRSYGRNLLSRAEDTARNAGYDKVAVMSGVGVRPYYRKQGYVRTGPYMIKML; from the coding sequence ATGGACGAGCATGCTATTCACCGGGAGATAATCTCCCTCATCTCTGCCTCGTCTTCTCCTGACATTCAGAGCATCAAGCTTTCCGTGTGCCGGAAGTACTCCCTTGATGCCATGCCGAAAAGTTCGGCAATTCTTGCGGCGGCAACCCCGGAGGAGTATGAGTCCGTCCGCCGCGTGCTTCAGGTAAAGCCAACGCGGACCCTGTCCGGCGTTGCCCCGGTTGCTGTTATGACCTCGCCGTGTGCGTGCCCGCACGGGAAATGCCTGCCCTGTCCCGGCGGGCCGGATCATGAGTTCCGGTCGCCGCAGAGTTATACCGGCGAGGAACCGGCGGCTCTTCGTGCCCGGCAGAATGCGTATGATCCTTATCGTCAGGTCACTGCCCGACTTGGCCAGTTCAAACTGCTTGGTCATCATGTGGACAAAGCGGAACTGATCGTCATGGGAGGTACCATGACCGCACGCGAGCCTGCGTATCAGGAGTGGTTCGTTGCAGAATGCCTTCGCGGCATGAATGAGTTCTCCGGAACGCCGTCTGCGGCGCATCATAATCTTGCCGGGCTGATGACCGAGAATGAATCCTCTGCTGTCCGGTGTATTGCAACCACCTTTGAAACGAGGCCTGACTGGTGCCGCGAGGAGCACATCAACCGGATGCTTGATCTTGGCGTTACCAAAGTCGAGCTCGGGTTCCAGCACACCAACGATTCCCTGCTTGCGCTGAACAAGCGCGGTCACACTGTTGCCGACAGTGTGGAAGCTAACCGTCTCCTGCGCGATGCCGGGATCAAAGTGGGATTTCATGTTATGCCGAATCTCTACGGCAGCAGCATCCCGCTTGATCGGGAAATGTTTGATACGCTCTTCACGGATCCTCGGTTCTGTCCCGATTTTCTGAAGATCTATCCGACGCTGGTAACTCCCGGTGCGGAGCTCGAGGAGCTTTGGAAAACGGGGGAGTATGCAACCTACAACGAGGATGACCTCGTTGATCTTCTCGCCTACGCCAAGGAACGGCTGCCTGAGTATGTTAGACTTCAGCGGATTCAGCGCGATATCCCGGCAAAACTCATCGTGTCCGGGTCTATTCACGGTCACATCCGTCAGATGGCGCAGAAGCGTCTTGCTGAGCAGGGAAAACAGTGCCGCTGCATTCGATGCCGCGAGATCGGAAGGCGGCCAAGTCATGCGTCCGTTGAAGAGAAAACGCTCACCTATGAGTGCTGCGGCGGGACCGAACAGTTCCTTTCCACCGTTGCCGGGGACGCCTTGATAGGGTTTGTGCGTCTGCGGTTTCCGGGGAGTGTCTTCCGCGCAGAACTTGACGGTGCGGCGCTTGTCCGTGAACTGCACGTTTACGGCAGTATTGTGCCGCTTGGTGAGCATGGTGAGGGTGAGGACCGCCAGCACCGTTCCTATGGTAGGAACTTGCTTTCCCGTGCCGAAGATACCGCCCGCAATGCTGGGTATGACAAGGTCGCGGTTATGAGTGGTGTCGGCGTTCGGCCCTACTATCGCAAACAGGGATATGTGCGGACAGGCCCATATATGATCAAGATGTTATGA
- the priS gene encoding DNA primase catalytic subunit PriS gives MKPATYEFLRQRFSAYYNGDVQGAGAVYIPEALTEREWGFIFFSSGAKAAGMRRHLSFSSPEEVHTYLKTMTPAHVYYSTAYYARPGAGQMSDKGWLGADLIFDLDADHIVRGPYDVMLARVKEELFKLIDMLTAELGFSERDLRINFSGGRGYHIHIPTLAVRGWDSAERRELVNYVSGTGLSAESMLAGPTRGKGWQKRYRAALLAELDRIAALDSEAQTGYLTGLKGVSDKFAAGFLKNLDATRTTAAAIPERLLENKVIRAIANPENKPFQDQVLSQAAQADEPVTTDIKRLIRHPGSLHGGSGMRVTPLEISDLAAFDPLIDAVVFGERQVTVECSFPLSMPILGNRYDLTAGSNTVPEALAVFLCCRGIAEIGGV, from the coding sequence ATGAAGCCGGCCACCTATGAGTTCCTCAGGCAGCGGTTCTCTGCCTATTACAACGGAGATGTGCAGGGAGCCGGAGCCGTATATATTCCCGAGGCACTCACGGAGCGGGAATGGGGCTTCATTTTCTTTTCGAGCGGTGCAAAGGCGGCCGGTATGCGCCGTCACCTTTCCTTCAGTTCCCCTGAGGAGGTACACACCTATCTCAAAACCATGACTCCCGCGCATGTGTATTATTCAACCGCCTACTACGCGCGTCCGGGAGCCGGGCAGATGAGCGACAAGGGGTGGCTGGGTGCAGATCTCATCTTTGATCTTGATGCAGATCACATTGTCCGGGGTCCGTATGATGTCATGCTTGCGCGGGTGAAGGAGGAGCTGTTCAAGCTTATTGATATGCTGACGGCGGAGCTTGGATTTTCGGAGCGTGATCTCCGCATCAATTTTTCCGGCGGTCGCGGCTATCATATCCATATTCCTACCCTTGCGGTCCGCGGCTGGGATAGTGCCGAGCGGCGTGAGCTGGTGAATTATGTGTCGGGAACCGGTCTGTCCGCAGAGAGTATGCTTGCAGGTCCGACGCGGGGCAAAGGCTGGCAGAAACGCTACCGCGCAGCCCTTCTTGCAGAGCTTGACAGAATAGCGGCACTGGATAGTGAGGCGCAGACCGGGTACCTTACCGGTCTGAAGGGGGTCTCCGATAAGTTTGCCGCAGGATTTTTGAAAAATCTTGATGCGACCCGTACAACCGCCGCCGCCATTCCGGAGAGGCTGCTGGAAAACAAGGTCATCCGGGCAATTGCAAATCCGGAGAACAAACCGTTTCAGGATCAGGTTCTCAGTCAGGCTGCCCAGGCCGATGAGCCGGTTACCACCGATATCAAGCGGCTCATCCGCCATCCCGGGTCTCTGCACGGGGGTTCCGGCATGCGGGTAACTCCGCTTGAGATAAGCGATCTTGCCGCGTTCGATCCGCTGATTGATGCTGTCGTTTTCGGTGAGCGGCAGGTAACGGTTGAGTGTTCCTTCCCGCTGTCGATGCCGATACTCGGAAACCGTTATGACCTTACCGCAGGTTCGAATACGGTCCCCGAAGCACTTGCGGTTTTTCTCTGCTGCCGCGGTATTGCCGAGATCGGGGGGGTGTAA
- a CDS encoding DNA replication complex GINS family protein: MPDRISISELHGYLIDERNSGSLTDIPATLYEEVHAELTALTGEARSMGDPFGEGVQILLKERESLREYIRDLYAERTRKIFSLALAKATGEEINRDELRAMVPGERSLYEVVADSATACRKALLDGKQIVDTTTAFHFTPSDAGQVADEPILADAASFADAHADEVFQNGNADAETAPESYRVIMVQEKVEEFQDYSGRCYALSPGDIVSLPQPMAEILCNRNIALNIRLRK, translated from the coding sequence ATGCCTGACCGCATCAGCATCTCGGAACTTCACGGGTATTTAATCGATGAGCGCAACAGCGGTTCCCTTACTGATATTCCTGCAACGCTCTATGAGGAGGTGCACGCGGAACTCACCGCACTGACCGGTGAGGCGCGCAGTATGGGTGATCCGTTTGGTGAGGGGGTGCAGATTCTTTTGAAGGAGCGCGAGAGTCTGCGCGAGTACATCCGTGACCTCTATGCCGAACGTACCCGCAAAATCTTCTCGCTGGCCCTTGCCAAAGCAACCGGCGAAGAGATCAACCGCGATGAACTCCGCGCCATGGTTCCCGGGGAGCGTTCGCTCTATGAGGTTGTGGCTGACTCGGCCACCGCATGCAGAAAGGCTCTTCTTGATGGTAAACAGATAGTAGATACCACAACCGCATTCCACTTTACCCCGTCTGATGCAGGGCAGGTGGCAGATGAGCCGATTTTGGCTGATGCGGCATCGTTTGCGGACGCGCATGCAGATGAAGTGTTCCAGAACGGCAACGCCGATGCAGAAACTGCTCCCGAATCGTACCGCGTGATTATGGTACAAGAAAAAGTCGAGGAATTTCAGGATTATAGCGGACGGTGCTATGCTCTTTCGCCAGGAGACATCGTTTCGCTGCCACAACCCATGGCAGAAATTCTTTGCAACCGCAACATAGCATTAAATATCAGGCTTCGCAAATAA
- a CDS encoding 50S ribosomal protein L44e — MKKPVKFNTYCPYCRKHTEHEVEKVKKGKTTGLHWIDRQKARRSSVGNRGKFGKVPGGDKPTKKINVRYRCKECGKAHLRAGYRAGKFELTE; from the coding sequence ATGAAAAAACCAGTAAAATTCAACACCTACTGCCCGTACTGCCGGAAGCACACCGAGCATGAGGTGGAAAAGGTAAAGAAGGGTAAGACAACCGGCCTCCACTGGATTGACCGGCAGAAGGCACGCCGCAGCTCCGTTGGAAACCGTGGTAAATTCGGCAAGGTTCCGGGAGGAGACAAGCCGACCAAGAAGATCAACGTACGCTACCGGTGCAAGGAGTGCGGAAAGGCACACCTGAGAGCAGGATACCGCGCTGGCAAATTTGAACTTACGGAGTGA
- a CDS encoding 30S ribosomal protein S27e has product MVKATRDNRSKFLKVKCPDCEHEQLVFEKASSKVECIVCGRILAEPTGGKADIKADVVASYE; this is encoded by the coding sequence ATGGTAAAAGCAACCCGCGATAACCGGAGCAAGTTTCTGAAGGTTAAGTGCCCCGACTGCGAGCATGAACAGCTCGTCTTCGAGAAGGCATCCTCAAAAGTTGAGTGTATCGTCTGCGGACGCATCCTTGCAGAGCCGACCGGCGGCAAGGCCGACATCAAAGCTGATGTCGTTGCATCCTACGAATAA
- a CDS encoding translation initiation factor IF-2 subunit alpha yields MSERDWPIEGELVVCSVTEVKDFAAFVALDEYEGRQGLIPIAEIARGWIKYIRDYIREGQKVVCKVLHVDASRGHIDLSLKDVNEHQRREKIQDWKNEQKAHKWIEFASKDSDVPVKAIEEAMYKEYSSLYGAFEDIAVYGDVTLEKFSLSDVARAALAKVASENVKVPRVTVSAILELTSNKPDGVNVIRRALRSAEPKVDGAEIELLYLGAPKYRVKVVAPDYKTAEKALEKAASAAIGVMERAEGAGKLVRKQK; encoded by the coding sequence ATGAGTGAAAGAGACTGGCCAATTGAGGGGGAACTTGTCGTCTGTAGTGTTACAGAGGTCAAGGACTTTGCGGCATTCGTTGCCCTGGATGAGTATGAAGGACGTCAGGGGTTAATCCCGATTGCGGAGATTGCCCGTGGATGGATCAAGTACATCCGGGACTATATTCGTGAAGGACAGAAAGTTGTATGTAAGGTTCTTCATGTGGATGCATCCCGCGGCCACATCGATCTTTCCCTCAAGGATGTAAATGAACACCAGCGCCGGGAGAAGATTCAGGACTGGAAGAACGAACAGAAGGCCCACAAGTGGATCGAGTTTGCTTCAAAGGACAGTGATGTTCCGGTCAAGGCAATTGAGGAGGCAATGTACAAGGAGTACTCCTCGCTCTACGGTGCGTTTGAGGACATCGCTGTGTATGGTGATGTAACTCTGGAAAAGTTCTCCCTGTCCGATGTCGCAAGAGCCGCGCTGGCGAAGGTCGCATCGGAAAATGTGAAAGTTCCCCGGGTTACGGTTTCCGCAATTCTGGAACTCACCTCCAATAAACCGGACGGAGTGAATGTGATTCGGCGTGCACTCCGTTCCGCCGAGCCCAAGGTTGACGGTGCCGAGATCGAGCTGTTGTATCTTGGTGCACCCAAATACCGGGTAAAGGTTGTTGCCCCTGATTACAAGACTGCGGAAAAAGCTCTGGAAAAAGCTGCGTCCGCTGCAATCGGGGTTATGGAGCGTGCCGAAGGTGCCGGGAAACTGGTACGGAAACAGAAGTAA
- a CDS encoding RNA-protein complex protein Nop10 has translation MTGHIRQCPIDHTYTLLKVCPKCGAATESVHPARYSPQDRYGKFRRVVREWNR, from the coding sequence ATGACTGGTCATATCCGGCAGTGCCCGATTGATCACACCTATACTCTTTTGAAAGTTTGTCCGAAGTGCGGTGCTGCAACGGAGTCTGTGCATCCTGCCCGTTATTCGCCGCAGGACCGGTATGGGAAATTCCGGAGGGTGGTGCGCGAATGGAACCGGTGA